In Actinomycetota bacterium, a genomic segment contains:
- a CDS encoding dTDP-4-dehydrorhamnose 3,5-epimerase family protein: MQANPLRIEGAWSFTPLVRPDDRGVFLESFKQNLVTQTIGHALDLQQMNISVSKRGTVRGVHFADVPPGQAKYVQCFSGRILDVVVDIRLGSPTFGQWDAVELDDQTRTGLYIAEGLGHAFCALSDAVTVGYLCSEPYAPGREHGINPLDPALGLPWPSGQESVLSPKDASAPSLAEAAASGLLPSYDDCQAFIASLR, encoded by the coding sequence GTGCAGGCCAACCCACTCCGCATTGAAGGCGCTTGGTCGTTCACGCCGCTGGTACGCCCCGATGATCGAGGCGTGTTCCTTGAGTCCTTCAAGCAGAATCTTGTGACCCAGACCATTGGTCACGCACTGGATCTGCAGCAGATGAACATCTCAGTCTCCAAGCGAGGCACCGTGCGTGGCGTGCACTTCGCCGACGTTCCGCCCGGTCAGGCCAAGTACGTCCAGTGCTTCTCCGGTCGCATTCTCGATGTTGTGGTCGACATTCGGCTCGGCTCGCCAACCTTTGGGCAATGGGATGCGGTTGAACTCGACGACCAGACGCGCACTGGCCTCTATATCGCTGAAGGTCTCGGCCATGCCTTCTGCGCGCTGAGCGATGCAGTGACTGTCGGCTATCTGTGCTCAGAGCCGTACGCGCCAGGACGCGAACATGGCATCAACCCACTTGACCCTGCTTTGGGGCTGCCATGGCCCAGCGGCCAGGAGTCGGTGCTGTCACCTAAGGATGCATCTGCTCCAAGCCTGGCTGAAGCCGCCGCAT